In Chromatiales bacterium, the genomic stretch TGCCCGCAGCAGTCGCCGTCGCGACGCTTGAGAGCCTGAGGATCGCGCGGGCGGAGGAGTGGCGGCGCATGCGGCTTGCCGGGCACATAGCGCGGTTCCGGCAGGGCGCCGGGCAGCTCGGCCTGCAGCTCCTGCCTTCGACCACACCGATCCAGCCGGTCATCATCGGCGCTGCCGCGGCGACCATGCAGATCGCTGCGGCACTCGAAGCGCGCGGCGTACTGGTCGGCGCCATACGGCCGCCGACAGTACCGGCAGGGACCGCGCGGCTGCGTATCACGTTCTCCGCGCTGCACGAGTCGGCCGACATCGACCGCCTGCTTGCAGCGCTGGCCGAGGCCGCAAAAACATGAAGCCTCGCCGCTATTTCATCACCGGCACCGATACGGGCGTCGGCAAGACCCAGGTCACGGCAGCACTGTTGCTGGCGGCAAAGGCGCATGGTCTGCGTTCCCTCGGTGTGAAGCCGGTGGCTGCGGGCTGCGTACCTGCAGACGGGCGGCTGGTGAACGAGGACGCCCTGTTGTTGCAGCGCTGCTCGAGTCAGTCGCCTGACTATGCGGCCGTGAATCCCGTGGCGCTCGAGCCGGCGATAGCACCACATATTGCCGCCGAGCGTGCCGGTATTTCGCTGCGTGCGACAGCGCTGGCGGACCAGGTGCGCGCACAGGAGGCGAGCGGGGCGGATGTGCTGCTGGTCGAAGGTGCCGGCGGCTGGCTGGTACCCCTGAACCAGACCGGGACGATGGCTGATCTCGCTGTCGCGCTTGGCTATCCGGTGATACTCGTGGTCGGCATGCGGCTCGGTTGCATCAATCATGCCCTGCTGACCGCACAGGCGATCAGGGCTTCGGGCCTGGAGCTCGTCGGCTGGGTGGCAAACTCCGTGGCGGCGGAGATGGATTGTCTCGCCGGGAATGTGCGCGCGATTGAACAGCGGCTGCCGGCACTGAGAATGGGGACGGTACCTTTTTTTGCTGGTGGCTGTACGCCCGAACAACTGAATACCTGGCTCGATGCGACCAGCCTGTTCGGATCTTCATGATGTCTGACTTCGATCGCGAGCACATCTGGCATCCCTATACCTCGATGACGGCGCCGCTGCCGGCCTATCCTGTGGCCTCGGCTTCCGGTACAAGACTCAGACTTGAAGATGGCCGGGAACTCGTCGATGGCATGTCTTCATGGTGGTGTGCGATCCATGGCTACAACCATCCGGAGCTGAATCGCGCGCTCACGGAGCAGCTCGGCCGCATGGCGCACGTGATGTTCGGCGGACTGACGCACGAGCCGGCGGTCAGCCTCGCGCGCCAGCTCATCGCCATCACGCCGGAGCCGCTGCAGCACGTGTTCTTCAGCGACTCCGGTTCGGTGTCGGTGGAGGTCGCCATCAAGATGGCGCTGCAGTACTGGCAGGCGCAGGGGCGGCCGGACAGGTCGCGCCTCCTCACCATCCGTGGTGGCTACCACGGCGATACCTTTGGCGCGATGGCGGTCTGCGACCCCGTCAATGGCATGCACGAACGCTTTGCATCCGTATTCCCGCAGCAGCTGTTTGCCGACCGGCCGCGCAGCCGTTTCGGCGAGGCGCTTCGGTCGGGCGACATCGAGAGTTTCGAAACTCTCATTGGCATACATGCTGGCGAACTG encodes the following:
- the bioD gene encoding dethiobiotin synthase; protein product: MKPRRYFITGTDTGVGKTQVTAALLLAAKAHGLRSLGVKPVAAGCVPADGRLVNEDALLLQRCSSQSPDYAAVNPVALEPAIAPHIAAERAGISLRATALADQVRAQEASGADVLLVEGAGGWLVPLNQTGTMADLAVALGYPVILVVGMRLGCINHALLTAQAIRASGLELVGWVANSVAAEMDCLAGNVRAIEQRLPALRMGTVPFFAGGCTPEQLNTWLDATSLFGSS